A single Terriglobia bacterium DNA region contains:
- a CDS encoding endonuclease/exonuclease/phosphatase family protein has translation MEIETGRSHTLRVATYNIHKCRGLDQRVRPRRIAQVLREIDADIVALQEVVGCGSPMCEDQTCYVADALGYHPAFGENRRHNGAAYGNLLLSRFPIVRWRNYDITTRGREPRGVLRTDVRLPDGCVLHLFNVHLGTAYRERGEQARHLTSLRILCNSELSGTRIVLGDFNEWIPGEATRLLSAHFGWARRSRFAHRRTYPCVLPLLRLDHIYFDDTLKLHRLALHRSRKALVASDHLPVVAEFRLQPRSAHTPSHEASNAWAEQALSLQP, from the coding sequence ATGGAAATTGAAACAGGACGGTCTCATACCCTTCGCGTAGCCACTTACAACATCCACAAATGCCGCGGACTCGACCAGCGCGTGCGTCCCCGTAGGATTGCCCAGGTGCTCCGAGAAATCGATGCGGACATTGTGGCACTTCAGGAAGTGGTGGGGTGCGGTTCACCTATGTGCGAGGACCAGACCTGCTACGTGGCGGACGCACTCGGTTATCATCCGGCCTTCGGCGAAAACAGGCGGCACAACGGGGCGGCTTACGGCAACCTGCTGCTCTCGCGCTTTCCGATTGTCCGATGGCGGAATTACGACATCACAACGCGTGGCCGCGAGCCGCGAGGCGTGCTCCGAACCGACGTGCGGCTGCCCGACGGATGCGTCCTGCACCTGTTCAACGTGCACCTCGGCACCGCCTACCGCGAGCGGGGCGAGCAGGCCCGCCACTTGACCAGCCTGCGAATCCTCTGCAACAGCGAACTCTCCGGAACGCGCATCGTTTTGGGTGACTTTAATGAGTGGATTCCCGGAGAAGCCACCCGGCTGCTCTCCGCCCACTTCGGCTGGGCCCGTCGGTCACGCTTCGCCCACCGGCGGACGTACCCTTGTGTCCTGCCGCTGCTGCGGCTTGACCACATCTATTTTGACGATACCCTCAAGCTCCACCGGCTGGCGCTCCACCGCAGCCGCAAGGCGCTGGTTGCCTCAGACCATCTGCCGGTCGTGGCGGAATTCAGACTGCAGCCCCGCTCGGCCCATACTCCCTCTCACGAGGCTTCTAACGCCTGGGCCGAGCAGGCGCTCAGCCTCCAACCGTAA
- a CDS encoding phospholipase D-like domain-containing protein, with protein sequence MAAPDIPIVPVAGNAPSSVRVLADQAFSRAAGAPLIGGNRVQLLRDAEENYPAWKKAIREARRTVHFESYIIHDDDIGREFADLFVSKAREGVHVRVLYDWMGAIARTGWSFWRRLRRAGVEVRCFNPPRVDSAFGWLSRDHRKTIIVDNQIAFVTGLCVGREWAGNPARRIAPWRDTGVSIEGPALPEVERAFASTWATCGAPLPESDLGIGRPCPEATGDVALRIIATQPGVASMYRLDQLIAAVARESIWLTDAYFLGTSSYVQALCAAAADGVDVRLLLPRASDVPFIRAVSRAGYRTLLEAGVRIFEWNGPMLHAKTAVADGRWARVGSTNLNIASWVSNWELDVIVEDEGFAGEMQAMYLDDLHGATEIVLSAKHHPSPVVPRGMRRRPRGAARGSATWAATGVLRLGKAVGAAVTSSRVLGPAEASVMLSGGLTLLGLVAFAVLLPKVVAGVLAFLAAWIALTLLVQAWRLRFPRKKPAEHARDAEGSPPAPLESP encoded by the coding sequence ATGGCCGCACCCGACATCCCCATTGTGCCCGTGGCAGGCAACGCGCCTTCGTCGGTTCGCGTGCTTGCTGACCAGGCATTCTCGCGCGCGGCGGGGGCGCCGCTGATCGGCGGCAACAGAGTCCAATTGCTGCGCGACGCGGAAGAGAATTACCCCGCCTGGAAAAAAGCCATTCGCGAAGCCCGGCGCACGGTCCATTTTGAAAGTTACATCATCCACGACGACGACATAGGGCGCGAATTCGCAGACCTGTTTGTCAGCAAGGCCCGCGAAGGCGTCCACGTGCGGGTGCTTTATGACTGGATGGGAGCCATCGCCCGCACCGGGTGGAGCTTTTGGCGGCGACTCCGGCGCGCCGGAGTCGAGGTGAGATGCTTTAACCCGCCGCGCGTCGATAGCGCCTTCGGCTGGCTCAGCCGTGACCATCGGAAGACCATTATTGTGGACAACCAGATCGCCTTCGTCACAGGGCTGTGCGTGGGCCGGGAGTGGGCGGGCAATCCCGCGCGGCGTATCGCTCCCTGGCGCGACACAGGCGTTTCAATCGAAGGGCCGGCATTGCCCGAGGTTGAACGGGCCTTTGCGTCAACCTGGGCCACCTGCGGCGCGCCGCTGCCTGAGAGCGATCTGGGGATCGGCCGACCTTGCCCTGAGGCTACGGGGGATGTAGCCCTGCGGATCATCGCCACCCAGCCGGGCGTGGCGTCGATGTACCGGCTCGACCAGTTGATTGCCGCCGTGGCGCGGGAATCCATCTGGCTGACCGATGCCTATTTTTTAGGAACGTCATCCTACGTCCAGGCCCTTTGTGCCGCCGCGGCTGACGGTGTGGACGTTCGCCTGCTGCTGCCACGCGCCTCCGACGTGCCGTTTATCCGGGCCGTTTCGCGCGCCGGTTACCGCACGCTGCTCGAAGCCGGCGTGCGTATTTTCGAGTGGAATGGCCCTATGCTCCACGCCAAAACCGCGGTCGCAGACGGCCGCTGGGCGCGCGTAGGTTCAACCAATCTCAACATCGCGAGCTGGGTCAGCAACTGGGAACTCGACGTGATTGTAGAAGACGAAGGATTCGCGGGCGAGATGCAGGCCATGTATCTGGACGATCTGCACGGCGCCACTGAGATTGTCCTGTCTGCCAAGCACCATCCCAGCCCTGTCGTGCCGCGAGGAATGCGCAGGAGGCCCCGCGGGGCTGCCCGTGGCAGCGCCACCTGGGCGGCCACGGGAGTGCTGCGACTCGGCAAGGCAGTGGGCGCTGCGGTCACCAGCAGCCGTGTTCTGGGGCCGGCGGAGGCTTCCGTGATGCTGTCGGGGGGACTCACGCTTCTGGGGCTTGTGGCCTTTGCCGTCCTGTTACCCAAAGTGGTTGCCGGGGTGCTGGCCTTTCTGGCCGCCTGGATCGCGCTGACGCTCCTCGTGCAGGCATGGCGGCTGCGCTTTCCACGGAAGAAGCCGGCCGAGCACGCGAGAGACGCCGAGGGCAGCCCGCCCGCTCCCTTGGAATCGCCCTGA
- a CDS encoding DUF1801 domain-containing protein → MKKLKSGKGAAVAKAKGPAKNVDEYLAGVPEPARSTLQKVRATIRSAAPPEATETISYGMPALKHNGILVWFAAFSNHCSLFPTSSVIEALKDELRGLHISKGTVQFPTDKPLPAALVKKMVKLRVTQNEDRKRR, encoded by the coding sequence ATGAAGAAATTGAAATCCGGCAAGGGCGCCGCTGTGGCGAAAGCCAAAGGCCCTGCGAAAAACGTCGATGAATATCTTGCCGGAGTCCCGGAACCAGCCCGAAGTACGTTGCAGAAGGTTCGCGCGACGATTCGATCCGCGGCTCCGCCCGAGGCCACTGAGACCATCAGTTACGGAATGCCCGCACTCAAGCACAATGGAATTCTGGTGTGGTTTGCCGCGTTTTCGAACCACTGCAGCCTGTTTCCAACCTCATCAGTCATAGAAGCCTTGAAGGATGAACTGAGGGGACTCCACATTTCAAAAGGAACTGTCCAATTCCCCACGGACAAGCCGTTGCCGGCTGCGCTTGTTAAGAAGATGGTGAAATTGCGGGTCACGCAGAACGAAGACAGGAAGCGGCGCTGA
- a CDS encoding FAD-dependent oxidoreductase, translated as MERTEFLVIGAGPYGLAAAAYAQSLGISVTIVGKTLDFWKSNMPPGMFLRSGRDWHLDARQTATFEAYLSGRELTPAEASPVPLDTFLDYAGWFMGQYGVIPRNAHVVHLMWSGGIYVASLDDGSRLCAGKILLGLGFACFKHYPDDLTRKLPPGSFTHTCDAVHFEQYRSKRVLIVGGRQSAFEWAALIREHGAEEVHVVYRHATPSFTGPDWSWVKPMVWRTLQDHAWWRKLGSGEREQIQKDFWMAGRLVLEEWLAARVDQPNIHRHEKACIESAGAQADGTYEVKLSDNSRCNVHHVILATGYRPAMGNVGFLDRDTVLDRLATIDGFPALDPEFQTNLRGLYISGLAATRDFGPFFGFTVGCPVAARIIGDAVMG; from the coding sequence TTGGAACGGACTGAATTCCTCGTTATTGGCGCGGGACCATACGGTCTTGCTGCCGCGGCATATGCCCAATCGCTCGGAATCAGCGTCACTATCGTCGGGAAAACCCTGGACTTCTGGAAGAGCAATATGCCGCCGGGCATGTTCCTGCGTTCAGGCCGGGACTGGCACCTTGATGCGCGCCAGACCGCCACGTTTGAAGCCTACCTGAGCGGGCGCGAACTGACGCCCGCCGAAGCCAGCCCCGTGCCGCTCGACACCTTTCTCGATTATGCCGGGTGGTTCATGGGGCAATACGGCGTCATCCCGCGCAATGCCCACGTCGTTCACTTGATGTGGTCCGGGGGCATCTATGTCGCGTCGCTCGACGACGGATCGCGCCTTTGCGCCGGCAAGATCCTGCTCGGTCTTGGGTTCGCTTGTTTCAAACACTACCCGGATGATCTCACCCGGAAACTGCCTCCCGGCTCATTCACGCACACCTGCGACGCAGTCCATTTCGAGCAGTACCGAAGTAAGCGCGTTTTGATTGTCGGTGGACGCCAGAGCGCCTTCGAATGGGCGGCGCTGATCCGCGAGCATGGCGCAGAGGAAGTCCACGTGGTGTACCGCCATGCCACGCCCAGTTTTACGGGGCCGGACTGGTCGTGGGTGAAGCCCATGGTGTGGCGAACGCTCCAGGACCATGCCTGGTGGAGAAAGCTCGGGTCCGGCGAGCGGGAGCAAATTCAAAAGGATTTTTGGATGGCGGGCCGACTGGTCCTGGAAGAGTGGCTCGCCGCGCGCGTCGATCAACCCAACATCCACCGGCACGAGAAGGCTTGCATCGAATCGGCGGGCGCGCAGGCCGACGGCACGTATGAAGTCAAGTTGAGCGACAACTCAAGGTGCAATGTGCACCACGTCATCCTCGCCACCGGTTACCGCCCGGCCATGGGCAATGTAGGCTTCCTGGACCGCGATACGGTCCTTGACCGGCTGGCGACGATTGACGGTTTTCCTGCGCTCGACCCGGAATTCCAGACCAATCTCCGCGGCCTCTATATCAGCGGCCTGGCCGCCACGCGCGACTTCGGCCCCTTCTTCGGCTTCACCGTCGGCTGCCCGGTTGCGGCCAGAATTATCGGCGACGCAGTGATGGGCTGA